DNA sequence from the Chryseobacterium turcicum genome:
CTTTTCTCATTTTTTGAATGATTTGATTCAATCGACTATTCCTTCACTCTATCCTATTTTGAAAGGAGAATTCAGTTTATCATTTGCACAAATTGGGATTATTACATTGGTATTTCAGCTTACCGCATCCATTTTGCAACCGTTTGTAGGAATTTATACTGATAAGAAACCTAACCCAAGGTCTTTAGCCATCGGAATGGGATTGTCAATGGCAGGATTGCTTTTGTTAGCAGCAGCCCATCAATATTATGTTATTCTAATTTCAGTGGCTTTAATTGGAATGGGTTCTTCTATTTTCCATCCTGAAGCATCAAGAGTAGCACAATTGGCTTCCGGCGGACAAAAAGGGTTAGCACAATCTATCTTTCAGGTTGGTGGAAATTCGGGAAGTGCAATCGGGCCGTTGTTGGTTGCTTTAATCGTTCTTCCATTAGGTCAAGGTTATGTAGGTTTATTTGCAATTGCCGCTTTCATCGGAATCATCGTATTATGGAGAATCGGGAATTGGTATGCTGAAAGATTATCGTTAAAAAAATCGGCTAAACACCCAAGCGACATTATTGAGATACAGCTTTCTCGTAAAAAAGTATTATTTTCTGTAAGTATTTTATTGGCTTTAGTATTTTCAAAATACATTTATCTTGCTTCAATGACCAATTATTTCACATTCTTTTTGATTGATAAATTCCATGTTTCGGTACAGGATTCTCAAATTTATTTATTCATATTTTTAGCAGCAGTTGCCGTAGGTACCATTTTAGGTGGAAAATTGGGTGATAAATACGGTAGAAAAAAAATCATTTGGATTTCTATTTTGGGAGCAGCACCATTCACGCTTTGCCTTCCCTATCTTCCATTATTCTGGACCATTATTTTTGCGGTATTAATAGGATTAATTATTGCCTCTGCATTTTCTGCGATATTAGTTTATGCTACAGACCTTATGCCCAATAAAATCGGTTTGGTTGCCGGATTATTCTTCGGATTTATGTTTGGAATGGGCGGAATAGGTTCTGCCATATTAGGAGCAGTTGCAGATGATACAAGTATAGAATATGTATTTAAAATCTGTGCTTTCTTACCTTTAATGGGAGTTATCACTGCATTTTTACCAAATATAAAAGGGAATAAAAAATAGTCCTCAACAAAAATGATGAGGACTATATAAAATTTAGGTAAATTAGAATTTTAGGTTTGAAAATAATTTATTGAAATGGTTTTCAATCTAAAATTCTAATTTTTTATTGATTTTAAATTCCAAAATTGATAAAAAAGCTGAACCTAGATTTTGCTTCAATGTCTCCTCCAGCCAAATTGGTATAAGTAGGCAGCATCAACTCTGTTCCCAAGCTAAACTTTTTGTAAGAAGCTTCAAAACCCAATTTTCCATACAAAGCACTGCCCGCTGTTTTCGGAATATTCTCTTTGTATTGTCGGTTTCTGTCATACATTTCCCCCTGAAAACCAGCTTTTGCGAAAATAATCGTTTTAGCGCTTTCCTCAATCTTGTAAAATCCTGTAGCCGAATAATTCCATTGATTGCCGAACTGATAATGTTTTTTGTTTTCAGTTTTAATCGTATAGTCGGTATTGAGAAGTACAGCCAGTTTATTTTTCTGAAATCTGTAATTCAAAACCGCCTGATAATCCCAACTTCCTGTTCCCAACTGAAAGCTAGGATTAACTCCCGAAATTCCTTTTTCATTAAATTTTCCTAGGGGAATTTTTACTCCTATTCCACCGTTCATCTGATGGCTTTTATTTTTTGAATTCAACAGTTGATACATTCCCATCAGATTAAAATCACCAATTCCGTTGATATTAATGTCGCCCTGTAACGTTTCCTTTTCGTGAAAATGGAAAGGTAAGCTTCCATAAACACTTAGTTTTTCCGTTAAAGGAATTTTCGCCCAAAGCTGAATGGTATTAAAATACTGGTCTTGAGTCAGGTCGTTTACAAACAAATTTTCTTTCGCTTTATAATGTTGCGCAAAATATTTAATCCCTATAAACTGAGGATTTAATAAAGACTCAAAACCGGAAGAACCATTTCCTGCAGCACATCCACACGCATCGCAATCATCAAAAATCATTTCATTAATATCATTTTGAATATATAAGCTGTCATTGATTGTCTTCGCTTGAAAATTATAAAACAAAATCAGACTTATCATAAAAATTATTTTCTTCATTTTAATAAAAATTATTCTGCAAATTTTGGATTAGTAATAAAATTTTTGTCGGATAAAGTCTTTAGAAAAGTCAAAATAAATTGTTTTTCCTGAGTATTCATCGCAATTCCAATATGATTATTCTGTTTCAATTGAGAATCAAGATTTGGATTATCTTCTACATTATCAGAATAAAAATTAAGTACTGCTTCCAATGTATAAAATCTTCCGTCGTGCATGTAAGGTGCTGTATATTCTACATTTCTTAAACTAGGAACTCTAAATTTCATCCAATCGTTTTGATTAAGCGTCACACGATGTCGCCCTGCATCTTTGAACTGAGTATTGTAATACATCCCTGTATTTCTAAAACTTTCGTCAGTAAACAGTTCGCCACTATGGCAGGAAGCACATTTCTGTTGAAACAAAGCCATTCCCTGAGATTCTTCTGTTGAGAAATTTGCATTTCCTTGTTTAAAACGGTCATATTTTGAATCTGCCGAAATTAAAGTTGCCATAAACTGCGACAATGCTTTCAAAACTCTTTCTCCGGTCATATTTTCATCTCCGTAAGCCTGTTTAAAAAGCGTCTTATACATCTCATTTTTACTAAGTTTTGAAATCGCTTCAGGCATCGAGCTATCCATTTCATTTACATCCGTCATGGGAATAATAGGTTGCTCATTCAGATTATGAATCACACCATCCCACATATACCGTTTCAGGAACGCCATATTCTGAATTGCAGGTGCATTTCTGATTCCGATTCTATCATCAATTCCGTGACTTACTGTATGACCGTGATGGGTAAATGCATTTTCCTGAATATGGCAAAATCCGCATGAGATTGTATTATTCCGCGATAATCGACCTTCATAAAATAATTTCCGCCCCAATTCCACTCCGTTTTTCGTAATCGGATTTTCATTTTTATCAAAAGTCAATTCTGGGAAATAAGAAGGAAACTGAAGATTGAGAGCTTCATCTTTTTCTAAAGGTGAAATTACCTCATCCGAACACGAAATAAAATTTAGACAAAAAATAACGAACAATCCAATTTTTAAAATCTGCTTAATCATTGTGAACATGGTCTACTTTAAACATTTTGGCTAAATTATTCGTCACATTCACCAAATGCTGATTAGAACCCATCGCCATATCATTAGTTGTAGAAAGACTTAGAGGAGTCACACCACTTAAATATTGATTCAAATCAGCCAAAATATGAATCGAAGGTTTTATGCTTGCAGAAACTCTCGCCGTTGTCGGAAAATCTAACATCACCTCACGATATAAATCCGGAGTATTGTTTGCGATGACATTTCCCATATTCCCGGTATGATTCATAAATTCTGTATTCGCAGAACTGGTTCCATATTTCCCTTCCAGTTTTACGAAAATATATCCTGCAGCCCAAGACCAAGTCATACTTTCCTGCTTAGCTTTTTCCCAGAATTCTGCCTGTCCGTTTTGTCCGAGTAAATATGCATTTTGGCTGATTCCTAATCCGAATTTTATTTTTTTATAATTGTTTTTCGGAACTCCATCTAAATCTACATACACAATTCCTGCGGCTGCATTTGCCTGATTAATGATGAAAGCACCTTTGTCCGGATTATTTTCATTGTATTTGAATTCTTTTCCGTTTTCATCGATTAAAGTGATGTTACTTATAATATATTTTAAAGTTGAAAACTGATGTTTTTGTCCGCTTGATGAAGTTTGAGTTGTTTGATTGAGAACAATATCTCCAAGATTATTAAACCCGTTTTCGAATTTGAGCTGAAGTTTTCCGGAAGTTTCATTGCTTGTATCTTCGTCATCATTGTTTCGACAAGATGTAAAAGTTAGAAAAGTAAAGGCAATAAGGAATAATGATAAAAATTTATAAATTTTCATTGTTGATTTTTTAAGTTTAAATTTTAGAATAGAAATTTTGCTGAATGGGAATCATTCAGTGACATTTAACCACAAAAGCTTTTATTAAAACACATTAGAATTTTAAAGTAAACTAATACTGTATAAAAAGAACACATAAGTTTTAAGAAAATCAAAGATTTTCTGTTATTGTAAACTTAAGCTATACTCTTAAGAATAAATGAAAAAGTCTTTTGTCGTTAAAATAAATATGAAAACTTAAAAAACCGGCGGTCTGAAAATAAATTTTAAAAACAGAAAAGAATAATCTGTTTTATAAAGAAAATTGGAATGAGAAAAGATTGACTTTTCTGTCGTTGAACAAGCAATTATTTCGGGAAGAACATAGATATCAAGCAGTTTTTGTCCCGAATTTTTTGTTTTGTGTAAAGGTGAAGAATCTGTATCCGCTGTTTTCGATAATTCTTTAGCTAAATAACATTTACCATTACAGTTGAGCGTCAAATTTTTCTTATTAACGCACAATTCTTCACTGATGTATTGATAATTTACAGCATATTCCACCAACGGAATCAGAGGCCTGAAAACCGTAAAAAAGGTGAGAAATATGCTGCAAATTAAATTCAAAAGATTATTTTTTGCTTAAAGCTTCATCATATCTTCTGCTGATTTCTTTCCAGTTGGTTACATTCCAGATTGCAGTTAAATAATCAGCTCTTTTGTTTTGATATTTTAAATAATAAGCATGCTCCCAAACATCAATTCCAAAAATTGGAGTTCCTTTTTCTTCTACAACATCCATCAAAGGATTATCTTGATTAGGCGTTGAAGAAACAAATAATTTTCCGTTTTTATCAACAGAAAGCCATGCCCAACCCGAACCGAAACGGTCTGCACCTGCTTTAGCCATTTTTTCTTTAAAAGCTTCCATACTTCCGAAAGTATCATTGATTGCTTTTGCCAATTTTGCAGACGGTTGTGTATTTTTCTGTGGTGTAAGAACTGTCCAGAATAACTCATGATTGTAATGTCCACCCGCATTGTTTCTTACTGCCATTGGTAAAGTTCCGGCTTTTGAAAGAATCTCAAATAAAGTTTGCTTCTCCTGTGGAGTTCCGGCAATCGCTTTATTTAAATTGGCAACATACGCTGCTGCATGTTTAGAATAATGAATTTCCATGGTTTGCGCATCAATATTACCTTCCAGTGCATTGTAAGCGTATGGCAAAGGAGTCTGCTTAAACTGTGCAAACGCAAATTGCGCCGCAAAAACTGCACTTAATGCAGCGATTTTAAAAATCTTCATAACTTTTTGTTTATATGGTTGAACATTTATTTCATTTTAGTTGAAAGCGGGGTGCTGGACAATGGAAGTTTTGTAGTTTGTTATTCGCTTCCAGGATTCGGCATCAAACATCCTGCCTTATTTCAATAATTTTTTGATATCTTCGATTAAAATTTCTCTGTCTGGATGAAATTTCCCGTTCAATTTAGGGATTTTTCCTTCGGCGTCTTCATAATTCAATCCTGAATAATAGAGAATAGGCATATTTTCTTTATTGTATCGGCATCTTATATTTCCTTCTTTATCAACTAATGCAATCATACCGCTGTGATTGAGGTTTTCACTTTCATCTTCTTTGTCTCCCACATAAATATCAAACTCGTCAGCAAGATTTCCGATGTAAGCTCGGTCACCTGTCAGAAAATGCCAGTTTGGAGATTTTGCGCCAATCTTATGAGCATGTTGTTTTAATAATTCTGGGGTATCGTTTTCAGGGTCGATACTTATTGAGATGATTCCAAAATCAGGGTTGTTGATTTCGTCTTCAATAAATCTCATATTGGTATTCATCACCGGACAAATCGTGGGACACTTGCTAAAGAAAAACTCCACTAAATATACTTTTCCAAGCATATCTTTATTGGTGATTTTCTTATTGTTTTGGTCCGTTAATTCAAAATCCGGAACTTTCATTACCGTATAAAGACTGCTTTTAAAATAGCTCATCCCAATACCAATTCCCAAAAACAACAAAGCGATTACCGCAATCGGAATAATGATTTTCTTTTTAGGGCTGCTTCCTGCCTTTTTATTTCTGGACATACTTCTCAGGATTTTTCTTAAATTCATCCTTGCAGTAGCTACTGCAAAAACCGTACGTTTTTCCTTTATAGACTGCCGTATCTTTCATATCATCTTCTGTTTTCATCTCACAAATAGGGTCGACAGCGTTCGCAAACTTCACTTTTTGAGTAGTTGTTTTTGCAGGAGTATTTTTCTTTTTATGCTTTACTTTCGGTGTTTCTTGTGCACAAGCCAATAATGAAACAGACAAAAAAGCCGTTAATAAAATCTTTGATTTCATTTTATTTAAATTGAAATTAATATTGCTGAATAAACTGAATTGAGGCTTTAAACTAAATTTTGATATAAATTTAAACCATTAAAATATTTAAATGGTGAAGATTATTTAGGAAAATCAAATAGATTTTTAAGCATTTTAAATGCAATATCACTGGTTTGAGTATTCTATAAACCTTCAGAAAAAATCTAACTAAGCATTTAGTTTAAAAGAAAATTAAACTAAAGGAGGATGGAATATTCGGGAGAAATACTCTGAAGAATATAAATGAATTCCGTTTAAAATTGGCTTTTCTGATTGTAAACCAGTGCTATTAAGAGTCGGAAATGAAAGAATCTCATGAGATAAAAAAACATCTAAACCTGCAATCTTAATATTTTGAGCATTATTAGATTGTTTTTCTGTTTTTGCCAATTCTTTTTTTACAAAACATTTTCCCTTACAGTCAGATTCTATAATCTTTCTGTTTTCACAAAGATTTTTCACGATGAAATCATAGTTGATTACATAATTTAACATTGGCAAAACTGGGCGAATTGCAATGGTAAAGACGATGAAAAAGGATAAGAAAAACTTCAAGTATCAAACTTTATTACAAATATAGCACAGAAAATCGAGTTGGATGTTAATTTATGATGAATGTCAGTTTTAGAATGGAAATTTTTAGCTCCGAAGATTTCACGGATTTGCGCAGATGTTTGTGTTGATATTTTTATGCTTTGTCTGCAAAATTTATGTGAAAATAAGTTTTGGCTAAAGCCGAATACACTCTAAATTGAAAGGCGGGCTAAAGCCCACCCCTATTGAATTTTGTAGCTGTATAATGCTTGCAGTCTGTTTGTAAACTTCAAGCACCTAGCTTCCATCATCCAGCCTAATTAAACTTCATCCTCTGAATTCTTACTGCATTTAAAATAGCCAATAATGCTACACCGACATCGGCAAAAACAGCTTCCCACATTGTTGCCAAACCTCCTGCTCCTAAAACCAAGACAATCGCTTTTACGGCAAATGCTAAAATAATATTCTGCCAAACTATTTTCTTAGTTTGTTTTCCTATGTTGATTGCCATTGGAATTTTACTCGGTTGGTCATCCTGGATTACTACATCGGCAGTTTCAATTGTGGCATCACTTCCCAAACCGCCCATTGCAATTCCCACATCGCTCAAAGCAACAACCGGCGCGTCGTTTACTCCGTCGCCTACAAAAGCAACCGTTTGATTTTTTGCTTTCAATTCTTTTACTTTATTCACTTTATCTTCGGGAAGCAAGTCTCCGAAAGCATTTTGAATTCCTAATTCATTCGCAACAAATTGTACCACCGAAGTTTTATCGCCACTTAGCATCGTAGTTTTCACATTTAATCCTCGTAATTTATCTATCGTTAAGTTCGCATCTTCTTTAATAGAATCTGCAATGGTAAGATATCCTACAAATTTTTTGTCGTACGCTACGGCAATCAAAGTATAAACAATGTTTTCAGTTTGTAAGTCGTAACTGATGTTGAATTTATCCATCAACTTAAAGTTTCCAACCAGCAATTCTTTTTCATTAATCGTTGCTTTTAAACCGTGTCCGGCAATCTCTTCTACGTTTTCTAATTGAATAGAATGGTCTATTTCACCCACAAACTGATGAATCGCAGTAGCAACAGGATGTGTACTCTGACTTTCGAGCACATTGACCTGTTTTAAAATTTCTTCTTTATTAAATTCATTCCCAAAATTTACTTCCTGAACTTTAAAAACACCTTCCGTCATCGTTCCAGTTT
Encoded proteins:
- a CDS encoding MFS transporter, which encodes MENLNPKTIDTTKIVYPILFMISFSHFLNDLIQSTIPSLYPILKGEFSLSFAQIGIITLVFQLTASILQPFVGIYTDKKPNPRSLAIGMGLSMAGLLLLAAAHQYYVILISVALIGMGSSIFHPEASRVAQLASGGQKGLAQSIFQVGGNSGSAIGPLLVALIVLPLGQGYVGLFAIAAFIGIIVLWRIGNWYAERLSLKKSAKHPSDIIEIQLSRKKVLFSVSILLALVFSKYIYLASMTNYFTFFLIDKFHVSVQDSQIYLFIFLAAVAVGTILGGKLGDKYGRKKIIWISILGAAPFTLCLPYLPLFWTIIFAVLIGLIIASAFSAILVYATDLMPNKIGLVAGLFFGFMFGMGGIGSAILGAVADDTSIEYVFKICAFLPLMGVITAFLPNIKGNKK
- a CDS encoding transporter is translated as MKKIIFMISLILFYNFQAKTINDSLYIQNDINEMIFDDCDACGCAAGNGSSGFESLLNPQFIGIKYFAQHYKAKENLFVNDLTQDQYFNTIQLWAKIPLTEKLSVYGSLPFHFHEKETLQGDININGIGDFNLMGMYQLLNSKNKSHQMNGGIGVKIPLGKFNEKGISGVNPSFQLGTGSWDYQAVLNYRFQKNKLAVLLNTDYTIKTENKKHYQFGNQWNYSATGFYKIEESAKTIIFAKAGFQGEMYDRNRQYKENIPKTAGSALYGKLGFEASYKKFSLGTELMLPTYTNLAGGDIEAKSRFSFFINFGI
- a CDS encoding cytochrome-c peroxidase, with translation MFTMIKQILKIGLFVIFCLNFISCSDEVISPLEKDEALNLQFPSYFPELTFDKNENPITKNGVELGRKLFYEGRLSRNNTISCGFCHIQENAFTHHGHTVSHGIDDRIGIRNAPAIQNMAFLKRYMWDGVIHNLNEQPIIPMTDVNEMDSSMPEAISKLSKNEMYKTLFKQAYGDENMTGERVLKALSQFMATLISADSKYDRFKQGNANFSTEESQGMALFQQKCASCHSGELFTDESFRNTGMYYNTQFKDAGRHRVTLNQNDWMKFRVPSLRNVEYTAPYMHDGRFYTLEAVLNFYSDNVEDNPNLDSQLKQNNHIGIAMNTQEKQFILTFLKTLSDKNFITNPKFAE
- a CDS encoding MbnP family protein, with protein sequence MKIYKFLSLFLIAFTFLTFTSCRNNDDEDTSNETSGKLQLKFENGFNNLGDIVLNQTTQTSSSGQKHQFSTLKYIISNITLIDENGKEFKYNENNPDKGAFIINQANAAAGIVYVDLDGVPKNNYKKIKFGLGISQNAYLLGQNGQAEFWEKAKQESMTWSWAAGYIFVKLEGKYGTSSANTEFMNHTGNMGNVIANNTPDLYREVMLDFPTTARVSASIKPSIHILADLNQYLSGVTPLSLSTTNDMAMGSNQHLVNVTNNLAKMFKVDHVHND
- a CDS encoding superoxide dismutase, which codes for MKIFKIAALSAVFAAQFAFAQFKQTPLPYAYNALEGNIDAQTMEIHYSKHAAAYVANLNKAIAGTPQEKQTLFEILSKAGTLPMAVRNNAGGHYNHELFWTVLTPQKNTQPSAKLAKAINDTFGSMEAFKEKMAKAGADRFGSGWAWLSVDKNGKLFVSSTPNQDNPLMDVVEEKGTPIFGIDVWEHAYYLKYQNKRADYLTAIWNVTNWKEISRRYDEALSKK
- a CDS encoding SCO family protein encodes the protein MSRNKKAGSSPKKKIIIPIAVIALLFLGIGIGMSYFKSSLYTVMKVPDFELTDQNNKKITNKDMLGKVYLVEFFFSKCPTICPVMNTNMRFIEDEINNPDFGIISISIDPENDTPELLKQHAHKIGAKSPNWHFLTGDRAYIGNLADEFDIYVGDKEDESENLNHSGMIALVDKEGNIRCRYNKENMPILYYSGLNYEDAEGKIPKLNGKFHPDREILIEDIKKLLK
- a CDS encoding YHS domain-containing protein, producing the protein MKSKILLTAFLSVSLLACAQETPKVKHKKKNTPAKTTTQKVKFANAVDPICEMKTEDDMKDTAVYKGKTYGFCSSYCKDEFKKNPEKYVQK